From Salvia splendens isolate huo1 chromosome 16, SspV2, whole genome shotgun sequence, a single genomic window includes:
- the LOC121771854 gene encoding beta-D-glucosyl crocetin beta-1,6-glucosyltransferase-like: MNSSTKNQSPRILMFPWLGYGHITPYLELAKKLTTKDFFIYLCSTEATLSSIRTKIPPNLSNSIELVPLPLEVSPDDLPEKYHTTNGLPPHLMVKLKEAFDNSKQNFSSLLQKHKPNLLIFDFLQPWAPPLAEALNIPSVIFITSSSVMTSFMFHHFSDPGAEFPSENIRFRHYESCFMDELLANARDCEEREKGSAGVNMSREIVLIKGSREIEGRYIEYVSGLTGKRFVPVGPLVQEPDDQKSSSELLSWLDQKEAKSTVYVSFGSEYFLSKEDMDGIAHGLLQSKANFIWVVRFPETEVVLEEKLPEGFLDKVGERGKIVQGWAPQTRILVHPNVGGFVSHCGWNSVMESFKYGVPIVAVPMHLDQPINARLVEEVGAGEEVLRDGDGRLNAETVAAVINRVVVEDGVRAKVDEIKARLALMGDGEIDEVARELMSICSKSLIN, translated from the coding sequence atgaATTCTTCCACCAAAAACCAAAGCCCTCGAATTTTGATGTTCCCATGGTTAGGGTATGGCCACATCACACCCTACTTAGAGCTTGCCAAAAAACTCACCACAAAAGACTTCTTCATTTACTTGTGCTCCACTGAAGCCACCCTCTCTTCCATTCGAACCAAAATCCCTCCAAACTTGTCAAACTCCATTGAATTAGTTCCTCTTCCCTTGGAGGTTTCACCAGATGATCTCCCTGAAAAGTACCACACCACTAATGGCCTCCCTCCCCACCTCATGGTCAAGCTCAAGGAGGCCTTTGACAACTCCAAACAAAACTTCTCATCCCTTCTACAAAAACACAAGCCCAACCTTCTCATCTTCGACTTCCTCCAGCCGTGGGCCCCTCCGTTGGCAGAGGCCTTGAACATCCCATCCGTCATTTTCATCACCAGCAGCTCTGTCATGACCAGTTTCATGTTCCATCACTTCAGCGACCCGGGCGCTGAGTTCCCTTCCGAGAATATCAGGTTCCGCCACTACGAGTCTTGTTTCATGGACGAGCTGCTGGCCAACGCACGGGACTGTGAAGAGAGGGAGAAGGGCTCTGCGGGAGTCAACATGTCTCGCGAGATCGTCCTCATCAAGGGGTCTCGAGAGATCGAAGGGAGATACATCGAGTATGTGTCTGGTTTGACTGGGAAGAGGTTTGTCCCAGTTGGCCCTCTTGTTCAGGAGCCTGATGATCAGAAGTCCTCATCAGAGTTGTTGTCTTGGCTGGATCAGAAAGAGGCGAAATCGACTGTTTACGTGTCGTTTGGGAGCGAGTACTTCCTTAGCAAGGAGGACATGGATGGGATTGCTCATGGTTTGCTACAATCCAAAGCTAACTTCATTTGGGTTGTCAGGTTTCCGGAAACTGAGGTGGTTCTCGAAGAGAAGCTTCCGGAAGGTTTTCTTGACAAGGTTGGGGAAAGGGGGAAGATTGTACAAGGATGGGCCCCACAGACAAGGATCCTGGTCCATCCAAATGTGGGAGGCTTTGTGAGCCACTGCGGCTGGAACTCTGTGATGGAGAGCTTCAAGTATGGGGTTCCTATCGTCGCGGTGCCAATGCATCTGGACCAGCCTATCAACGCTAGGCTGGTCGAAGAGGTTGGTGCGGGGGAGGAGGTACTGAGAGACGGAGATGGGAGGCTGAATGCTGAGACAGTTGCTGCGGTGATCAATCGTGTCGTGGTGGAAGATGGTGTGAGGGCGAAGGTGGATGAGATTAAGGCGAGGCTCGCCTTGATGGGCGATGGAGAGATCGATGAAGTTGCTCGAGAACTCATGAGCATTTGCAGCAAGAGTTTGATCAACTAA